In Rana temporaria chromosome 3, aRanTem1.1, whole genome shotgun sequence, a single window of DNA contains:
- the LOC120930966 gene encoding olfactory receptor 11L1-like: MCDPNQTQVTQIKLLGFQGLYKFRILLFIVFLLTYMMILSGNILIIFLVTTVDQLKSPMYFFLKYLATSDVLLTTSVVPMTLNIILKDEGRLSLDVCITQLYFFCICSYLQCFLIAIMSYDRYLAICNPLRYPSLINSHVCLQVIIGLCFCVIILVSSELIMIYRFDYCGLNYIDHFFCDFFPVVELSTSDTSALKLQDFIISIITICLPFAFIILTYICIIVTILKISSAHGRRKAFSTCSSHVTLVGAFYGALIIVYMTPSDESSSYMNKYRSLLYVMVSPLINPIIYSLRNREIKGALQKTLADFRNFVRK, from the coding sequence ATGTGTGACCCCAACCAGACTCAGGTCACACAAATAAAACTACTTGGATTTCAAGGTCTTTATAAATTCAGGATTCTGCTGTTTATTGTGTTCCTTCTAACATACATGATGATCCTAAGTGGAAATATATTAATAATCTTTTTAGTGACAACTGTTGATCAGCTTAAATCTCCAATGTACTTCTTTCTCAAGTATTTGGCTACATCTGATGTCCTACTGACTACCAGTGTGGTGCCCATGACACTCAATATCATCCTAAAAGATGAAGGAAGATTATCACTGGATGTTTGCATTActcagctttattttttttgtatatgtagcTACTTGCAATGTTTTCTGATCGCCATCATGTCCTACGATCGATATTTGGCTATCTGCAATCCATTACGATATCCCTCACTTATCAATTCTCATGTTTGCCTCCAGGTGATCATTGGGTTATGTTTCTGTGTTATCATTTTAGTATCAAGCGAACTGATTATGATCTACAGGTTTGATTACTGTGGGCTGAATTATATAGACCACTTTTTCTGTGATTTTTTCCCAGTGGTTGAATTGTCCACCTCGGATACTTCTGCTTTGAAGCTACAAGATTTTATTATTTCAATCATCACCATATGTTTACCATTTGCTTTTATTATACTTACATACATTTGCATCATAGTCACTATTTTAAAGATATCATCTGCACATGGGCGTAGAAAAGCCTTCTCTACTTGTAGTTCCCATGTAACCTTGGTTGGGGCTTTCTATGGGGCATTGATCATTGTCTACATGACACCATCAGATGAAAGCTCAAGCTACATGAATAAGTATAGATCTTTGTTGTATGTCATGGTGTCTCCACTGATAAATCCAATCATTTACAGCTTAAGAAACCGTGAGATCAAGGGAGCTCTGCAAAAAACCTTGGCCGATTTTAGGAATTTTgttaggaaataa
- the LOC120930965 gene encoding olfactory receptor 11L1-like — MCDPNQTQVTQIKLLGFQGLYKFRILLFIVFLLTYMMILSGNILIIFLVTTVDQLKSPMYFFLKYLATSDVLLTTSVVPMTLDIILKDEGRLSLDVCITQLYFFCICSYLQCFLIAIMSYDRYLAICNPLRYPSLINSHVCLQVIIGLCFCVIILVSSELIMIYRFDYCGLNYIDHFFCDFFPVVELSTSDTSALKLQDFIISIITICLPFAFIILTYICIIVTILKISSAHGRRKAFSTCSSHVTLVGAFYGALIIVYMTPSDESSSYMNKYRSLLYVMVSPLINPIIYSLRNREIKGALQKTLADFRNFVRK; from the coding sequence ATGTGTGACCCTAACCAGACTCAGGTCACACAAATAAAACTACTTGGATTTCAAGGTCTTTATAAATTCAGGATTCTGCTGTTTATTGTGTTCCTTCTAACATACATGATGATCCTAAGTGGAAATATATTAATAATCTTTTTAGTGACAACTGTTGATCAGCTTAAATCTCCAATGTACTTCTTTCTCAAGTATTTGGCTACATCTGATGTCCTACTGACTACCAGTGTGGTGCCCATGACACTCGATATCATCCTAAAAGATGAAGGAAGATTATCACTGGATGTTTGCATTActcagctttattttttttgtatatgtagcTACTTGCAATGTTTTCTGATCGCCATCATGTCCTACGATCGATATTTGGCTATCTGCAATCCATTACGATATCCCTCACTTATCAATTCTCATGTTTGCCTCCAGGTGATCATTGGGTTATGTTTCTGTGTTATCATTTTAGTATCAAGCGAACTGATTATGATCTACAGGTTTGATTACTGTGGGCTGAATTATATAGACCACTTTTTCTGTGATTTTTTCCCAGTGGTTGAATTGTCCACCTCGGATACTTCTGCTTTGAAGCTACAAGATTTTATTATTTCAATCATCACCATATGTTTACCATTTGCTTTTATTATACTTACATACATTTGCATCATAGTCACTATTTTAAAGATATCATCTGCACATGGGCGTAGAAAAGCCTTCTCTACTTGTAGTTCCCATGTAACCTTGGTTGGGGCTTTCTATGGGGCATTGATCATTGTCTACATGACACCATCAGATGAAAGCTCAAGCTACATGAATAAGTATAGATCTTTGTTGTATGTCATGGTGTCTCCACTGATAAATCCAATCATTTACAGCTTAAGAAACCGTGAGATCAAGGGAGCTCTGCAAAAAACCTTGGCCGATTTTAGGAATTTtgttaggaaataa